In the genome of Pontibacillus halophilus JSM 076056 = DSM 19796, one region contains:
- a CDS encoding ACT domain-containing protein — translation MEEKEEQFFLVRSDVLPESMQKTLEAKALLERGKVHSVHEAVQRVDLSRSAFYKYKDAVFPFHAMVKEKMITLFFHLEDRSGTLSQLLQMVADSGCNVLTIHQTIPLQGKANVTLSLNTSGMHMNIEELMQQCRRLDFVDRVEVLSSGA, via the coding sequence ATGGAGGAGAAAGAAGAACAGTTTTTTCTAGTGCGTAGTGATGTCCTTCCAGAATCTATGCAGAAGACGCTTGAAGCAAAGGCGTTGCTTGAGCGAGGAAAGGTCCATTCTGTTCATGAAGCGGTGCAACGTGTTGACCTAAGTCGGAGTGCTTTCTATAAGTATAAAGATGCTGTATTCCCGTTCCATGCAATGGTGAAAGAGAAGATGATTACACTATTCTTTCACTTGGAAGACCGCTCAGGTACACTTTCCCAGTTGCTTCAGATGGTAGCAGATTCAGGATGTAACGTATTAACCATACACCAAACGATTCCGCTACAAGGAAAGGCGAACGTAACCCTTTCTTTGAACACGAGTGGAATGCATATGAATATAGAAGAGTTGATGCAACAATGTCGACGTCTTGATTTCGTCGATCGTGTTGAAGTATTGAGTAGTGGTGCGTAG
- the pheA gene encoding prephenate dehydratase, with amino-acid sequence MSKVGYLGPKGTFTHQAVHALFDQHEFLSYRTIPECLDAVEKGEIDVGVVPLENTIEGTVHLTIDYLIHHVDLPIVAEADLPIEQHLLVPHSFDGDLSKVEAIYSHSHAVAQCHQFIHHQCERAEVEYSTSTGEAARMVNEKGGNIAAIGNRQAAEEYGLKVLRENIHDYPNNHTRFAVVQKGSEPIEMRELREVNRKTTISVTLPSDYAGALHQVLSAFSWRRMNLSKIESRPMKTGLGNYFFIIDVDQPYDGVLFPGVQAELQALGCDLKVLGTYPCFHLATASSKEATTD; translated from the coding sequence TTGTCAAAAGTGGGATATTTAGGACCAAAAGGAACGTTCACACATCAAGCGGTTCATGCGTTGTTCGACCAGCATGAGTTCTTGAGCTATCGGACTATCCCGGAGTGTCTTGATGCTGTAGAAAAAGGTGAGATTGATGTAGGTGTCGTTCCACTTGAGAACACGATTGAAGGTACAGTACATTTAACGATTGATTACCTCATTCACCATGTAGATCTTCCAATTGTGGCTGAAGCGGATTTGCCAATCGAGCAACATTTACTTGTACCACATTCATTTGATGGGGACTTGTCTAAGGTGGAGGCCATCTATTCACATAGTCATGCCGTAGCTCAGTGCCATCAGTTTATTCACCATCAATGTGAACGAGCAGAAGTGGAATATTCTACGTCAACTGGAGAAGCTGCTCGTATGGTAAATGAAAAGGGCGGCAACATTGCTGCAATTGGGAACCGCCAGGCGGCAGAAGAGTACGGATTGAAGGTACTGAGGGAGAACATCCACGACTACCCAAATAATCATACTCGATTTGCCGTTGTCCAAAAAGGAAGCGAACCAATCGAAATGCGTGAATTACGTGAAGTCAATCGTAAAACGACTATTTCAGTTACGTTGCCTAGTGATTATGCAGGTGCACTTCACCAAGTTCTTTCTGCATTTTCATGGCGTCGAATGAATCTCTCTAAAATTGAATCAAGGCCTATGAAAACAGGCTTAGGGAACTATTTCTTTATCATCGATGTGGACCAACCTTATGATGGAGTTCTCTTCCCGGGAGTGCAAGCTGAATTACAAGCTCTAGGTTGTGATTTGAAGGTGCTTGGGACGTACCCTTGTTTCCATCTGGCAACAGCCTCATCTAAAGAAGCAACTACGGATTAA
- the safA gene encoding SafA/ExsA family spore coat assembly protein, translating into MKIHVVQKGDTLWKIAQKYGVNFEQLKEMNTQLSNPDMIMPGMKIKVPADSKPVKKEYAKKEQPKYPSEHPYKDTSPKPLPVIKEEKKTAPKEMPKPKEQPKMEKPMMPMMPKMPQPNITMPISMQFPTMEQQMQNHYTTVNLPQMPVQPKEEPKEKPAEAVKGVSEQPQQMPMPEQPVYYYYTMPCLPCPPHPCHPCHPYMMPYHGYYDQQQMMPYGYGMEESSDEGMQNQVAGAYQGQAGDCGCNDPYGGYGGHMMQQPYGYPSYGMMPQQGMMPGQMNNGNPMFDQQGQMGQMMPGGNNMGGFDPSQQGGNGMNPFGAFNMPRFEEDE; encoded by the coding sequence GTGAAAATTCATGTTGTCCAAAAAGGCGATACCCTGTGGAAGATTGCCCAAAAGTATGGTGTCAACTTCGAACAGTTAAAAGAAATGAATACGCAGTTATCCAATCCCGACATGATCATGCCGGGAATGAAGATTAAAGTTCCCGCCGATTCAAAGCCGGTGAAGAAGGAATACGCTAAGAAAGAACAGCCCAAGTACCCATCAGAACATCCTTATAAAGATACGTCTCCAAAGCCGCTACCTGTGATTAAGGAAGAGAAGAAAACGGCACCTAAAGAAATGCCTAAACCGAAGGAGCAACCTAAAATGGAAAAACCAATGATGCCGATGATGCCGAAGATGCCACAGCCGAACATCACGATGCCAATTTCTATGCAGTTCCCGACAATGGAACAGCAAATGCAAAACCACTACACAACGGTCAATCTTCCCCAAATGCCTGTTCAACCGAAAGAAGAACCAAAGGAAAAGCCAGCGGAAGCTGTAAAGGGAGTTAGTGAACAACCACAGCAAATGCCGATGCCAGAACAGCCAGTCTATTATTACTACACCATGCCATGTCTGCCTTGTCCGCCGCATCCGTGCCATCCATGTCACCCATACATGATGCCGTATCACGGATATTACGACCAACAACAAATGATGCCTTATGGCTATGGTATGGAAGAATCATCTGATGAGGGAATGCAAAACCAGGTTGCAGGAGCTTATCAAGGCCAGGCAGGCGATTGTGGCTGCAATGACCCATACGGAGGGTATGGAGGTCACATGATGCAACAGCCTTATGGCTATCCGTCTTATGGAATGATGCCGCAACAAGGAATGATGCCTGGGCAGATGAATAACGGCAATCCAATGTTTGACCAGCAAGGACAAATGGGGCAAATGATGCCAGGTGGCAACAACATGGGCGGATTTGATCCTTCACAACAAGGTGGAAATGGAATGAATCCTTTCGGGGCGTTCAATATGCCTCGCTTTGAGGAAGATGAATAA
- the nadE gene encoding NAD(+) synthase, producing the protein MQKKIDQLVEWLQQQVNGAGLNGALVGVSGGIDSAVVAHLIKRAFPNDSLGVIMPCKSNPGDQDAAHKVIDSCEIDHLTVDLTETHEVMFSTIAEQLKQKETYEESQERLADANLRARLRMSTLYTVATNHKYLVVGTDNAAEWYTGYFTKYGDGGVDLVPLVHFTKGEVRELARELGVPSEIVEKQPSAGLWEGQTDEKEMGVTYDTIDAHLKGEEIPEDDRKIIEDMHRKTEHKRNLATAPPKF; encoded by the coding sequence ATGCAGAAAAAAATTGATCAATTAGTAGAATGGCTTCAACAGCAAGTGAATGGTGCTGGCTTGAACGGTGCACTAGTCGGCGTGAGTGGTGGCATAGACTCTGCTGTTGTCGCTCATCTTATTAAACGTGCGTTTCCGAACGATTCATTAGGGGTGATTATGCCTTGTAAGAGCAACCCAGGAGATCAAGATGCGGCTCATAAAGTAATTGATAGCTGTGAAATTGACCATCTAACGGTTGACTTAACAGAAACACATGAAGTGATGTTCTCAACAATTGCAGAACAACTGAAACAAAAGGAAACATATGAAGAAAGCCAAGAACGTTTAGCAGACGCGAACCTACGAGCTCGTCTTCGTATGAGTACGTTATACACAGTTGCAACCAACCACAAATACTTAGTTGTAGGTACGGATAATGCCGCAGAATGGTACACAGGTTACTTCACGAAGTATGGAGATGGTGGGGTTGACCTTGTCCCACTCGTTCACTTTACCAAAGGCGAGGTAAGAGAACTGGCACGCGAATTAGGCGTTCCAAGTGAAATTGTAGAAAAGCAACCAAGTGCTGGTCTTTGGGAAGGTCAAACGGATGAGAAAGAAATGGGTGTCACGTACGATACGATTGATGCGCACTTAAAGGGAGAAGAAATCCCTGAAGATGACCGCAAGATTATTGAGGACATGCATCGTAAAACAGAGCATAAGCGCAATTTAGCGACCGCTCCACCGAAGTTCTAA
- a CDS encoding YhcN/YlaJ family sporulation lipoprotein, with protein sequence MKKIVTLVVPLTLMLTGCGGGDEAVQEGKDSSGTDAYYGKFESKDEGVKRLSRSMDETEIDPSAVDHSAPKKRTPLNDPEADSYNNEELAQEGRALEAHLTQSPYVTHAQVVVTNDTIYANVKERMRAGMTRVDVVNMVERELKQLAQEKEIIVFSANESHWGRKKDDKARPNQRLTDDQLREELNHFYNSEEE encoded by the coding sequence ATGAAGAAGATTGTAACCCTTGTGGTACCTCTAACCTTAATGCTGACGGGCTGTGGAGGTGGGGATGAAGCGGTGCAAGAAGGGAAAGACAGTAGTGGAACAGACGCTTATTATGGGAAGTTTGAGTCGAAAGATGAGGGTGTGAAACGCCTAAGTCGTTCCATGGATGAAACAGAAATCGATCCTTCTGCAGTCGATCACAGCGCACCGAAAAAACGGACCCCACTCAATGACCCAGAGGCTGATTCTTACAACAATGAAGAACTGGCTCAAGAAGGTAGGGCATTAGAAGCCCATCTGACACAGTCCCCCTACGTAACTCATGCGCAGGTAGTCGTAACGAACGATACCATCTATGCGAACGTGAAGGAGCGTATGCGTGCTGGGATGACCCGCGTGGATGTTGTGAATATGGTAGAGAGGGAATTGAAGCAGCTAGCACAAGAGAAAGAAATAATTGTATTTTCCGCAAATGAATCCCATTGGGGACGTAAGAAAGATGATAAAGCTCGACCGAATCAACGTTTAACAGATGACCAGTTAAGAGAAGAGCTCAATCATTTCTATAATTCAGAAGAAGAATGA
- a CDS encoding YebC/PmpR family DNA-binding transcriptional regulator: protein MAGHSKWANIKHRKGAQDKKRGKVFMQLAKEIYVAAKQGGGDPEMNAHLRKAIDKAKANNVPNDNIDRAVAKATGSLEGVNYEELTYEGYGPAGVAILVETLTDNKNRTVGEVRTAFNKNGGNLGESGSVAFMFDRKGYLVIDREEYPDVDEEELMLEAVEAGADEMETNEDSFEIYTDPQSFQEVREALEASDYNFATAEVTFFPQTRTHLEGADAEKMVKLINALEDLEDVQEVYHNLEADDEIMEQL, encoded by the coding sequence ATGGCAGGTCACTCCAAATGGGCAAATATAAAGCATCGTAAAGGTGCACAAGACAAAAAACGTGGGAAAGTCTTTATGCAATTGGCGAAAGAGATTTACGTTGCTGCAAAGCAAGGTGGCGGCGATCCTGAGATGAATGCGCACTTGCGAAAGGCTATTGATAAAGCGAAAGCCAATAATGTTCCAAATGACAATATTGACAGAGCCGTTGCTAAGGCTACAGGTAGTCTTGAAGGCGTCAATTACGAAGAACTTACTTATGAAGGATATGGTCCAGCAGGTGTAGCGATATTAGTTGAAACGTTAACAGACAACAAGAACCGTACAGTCGGTGAGGTTCGTACTGCTTTCAACAAGAATGGTGGGAATTTAGGAGAGAGCGGAAGTGTCGCTTTCATGTTCGACCGTAAAGGCTACCTTGTCATTGACCGTGAGGAGTATCCTGATGTGGATGAAGAAGAGCTTATGCTTGAAGCGGTTGAAGCGGGTGCCGATGAGATGGAGACAAATGAAGACTCCTTTGAAATCTATACTGACCCACAGTCATTTCAAGAGGTTCGAGAAGCTCTTGAAGCGAGCGACTATAACTTTGCAACCGCAGAAGTTACGTTCTTCCCACAGACAAGAACGCATCTTGAAGGAGCAGACGCTGAGAAGATGGTTAAGCTAATAAATGCGCTTGAAGACCTTGAGGATGTTCAAGAGGTGTATCATAATCTTGAAGCGGACGATGAAATTATGGAACAACTTTAA
- a CDS encoding BofC C-terminal domain-containing protein encodes MWVFLMLIGGWTVVASSGGEEGQDQKAWEREPLQIEVVLQRVYLDGQVTEERIVETIQAMEDFWALYEEWQVVDQTEGKVIFQKAIDDISDDLKERGYFGLNEKGELVLFDGRPQDNEVIKSFYQIDVGELESVQHEELLDGIKVNTKDRYMSLLRQFEQAAVHTHIAP; translated from the coding sequence ATGTGGGTTTTTCTAATGCTGATTGGTGGATGGACCGTAGTGGCAAGTAGCGGTGGGGAAGAAGGCCAAGATCAGAAAGCATGGGAAAGAGAGCCTTTGCAAATTGAAGTTGTGTTACAACGAGTTTATTTAGATGGGCAAGTAACAGAAGAACGAATTGTAGAAACCATACAAGCAATGGAAGACTTCTGGGCTCTATACGAAGAATGGCAAGTGGTCGATCAAACAGAAGGTAAGGTCATTTTCCAGAAGGCGATTGATGATATATCGGACGATCTTAAAGAACGAGGTTATTTCGGTTTAAATGAAAAGGGTGAACTCGTGCTCTTTGATGGTAGACCTCAGGATAATGAAGTGATTAAGTCTTTCTACCAAATCGATGTAGGGGAATTAGAAAGCGTTCAGCATGAAGAATTGTTGGATGGTATTAAAGTGAATACAAAGGACCGTTATATGTCATTGTTGAGACAGTTCGAACAGGCTGCTGTGCATACACATATTGCTCCTTAA
- the ruvA gene encoding Holliday junction branch migration protein RuvA yields the protein MIAYIKGTLDSIEGERVFVEAYGVGYDIVCPNPFAFQTLIGQEVKIFTFHYVREDAQLLYGFKRPEEKLLFSKLLNVSGIGPKGALAVLATTSVADIVGAIEREDEKFLTSFPGVGKKTARQMILDLKGKLTEWLPVEQDETTLFFDGDVTTGETTQLVEDAIEALKALGYSERELKKIRQELQKHTLNSVDDYVRKGLALMLQQ from the coding sequence ATGATTGCATATATAAAAGGAACGCTTGATTCAATTGAAGGAGAGCGTGTATTTGTAGAAGCTTACGGTGTTGGATACGACATCGTCTGTCCAAATCCGTTTGCCTTTCAGACCCTGATTGGTCAGGAAGTTAAGATTTTCACCTTTCACTATGTTCGTGAAGATGCTCAACTTCTATATGGATTTAAGCGTCCTGAGGAGAAACTATTATTTTCAAAATTATTGAATGTTTCTGGAATTGGTCCTAAAGGCGCGTTAGCTGTACTCGCGACGACATCTGTAGCAGATATTGTAGGTGCAATTGAACGAGAAGATGAGAAATTCTTAACGAGTTTCCCGGGTGTCGGGAAGAAGACAGCTCGTCAAATGATTCTAGATCTTAAAGGAAAGCTTACGGAATGGCTACCAGTCGAGCAGGATGAGACGACGTTGTTCTTCGATGGAGATGTCACAACAGGCGAAACTACTCAACTTGTAGAAGATGCGATTGAAGCATTAAAGGCGTTAGGCTATTCAGAACGAGAGCTTAAGAAGATTCGACAAGAGCTCCAAAAACATACATTAAACAGTGTGGATGACTATGTCCGTAAAGGGCTAGCACTCATGCTGCAACAATAG
- the ruvB gene encoding Holliday junction branch migration DNA helicase RuvB — MEERMVSGGYQEDDSMELSLRPQNLAQYIGQGKTKENLRIFIEAAKMRNEPLDHVLLYGPPGLGKTTLASIIANEMNVGFRTTSGPAIERPGDLAAILSSLEAGDVLFIDEIHRLPRAVEEVLYPAMEDFCLDIVVGSGSSARSIRLDLPPFTLVGATTRAGLLSAPLRDRFGVLSRLEYYSTEDLCDIVERTADIFDVGIMKEAAVEVARRSRGTPRIANRLLKRVRDISQVKGEPSISEDTTQQALAMLQVDGAGLDHIDQKLLVAMMDQFRGGPVGLDTLAATIGEESQTIEDVYEPFLLQKGFIQRTPRGRLVTHKVYEHFNREVPGT; from the coding sequence GTGGAAGAGCGCATGGTAAGCGGCGGCTATCAAGAAGATGACTCCATGGAATTGAGTCTTCGCCCTCAAAACCTAGCTCAATATATTGGGCAAGGAAAAACGAAAGAAAACCTTCGTATCTTTATTGAAGCAGCAAAGATGCGAAATGAACCATTAGACCACGTCTTACTCTATGGGCCACCTGGTCTAGGTAAGACGACGCTAGCTTCCATCATCGCAAATGAAATGAACGTCGGCTTCCGTACGACATCGGGCCCGGCCATCGAACGTCCTGGAGATTTGGCAGCCATTTTGTCATCATTGGAAGCCGGGGACGTTTTATTTATTGACGAAATTCACCGTTTGCCACGTGCGGTTGAAGAGGTGCTTTATCCTGCTATGGAGGATTTCTGCTTAGATATTGTTGTTGGTTCTGGTTCGAGTGCCCGTTCTATTCGATTAGATCTCCCACCATTTACACTCGTTGGTGCGACTACAAGGGCTGGACTATTATCTGCTCCACTCCGGGATCGTTTCGGTGTGTTAAGCAGGCTTGAATACTATTCAACGGAAGACCTCTGTGACATTGTGGAACGAACGGCTGATATATTTGATGTTGGCATTATGAAGGAAGCGGCGGTAGAAGTAGCAAGACGCTCGCGTGGAACACCGCGTATTGCCAACCGCCTCTTGAAACGAGTACGAGACATCTCACAGGTAAAGGGAGAGCCGTCTATTTCAGAGGATACGACCCAGCAGGCGCTCGCCATGCTTCAAGTAGATGGCGCTGGACTAGACCATATTGACCAGAAGTTGCTTGTGGCTATGATGGACCAATTTAGAGGCGGGCCAGTTGGACTTGACACACTGGCGGCAACGATTGGAGAAGAATCTCAAACGATTGAAGATGTGTACGAACCCTTTTTACTACAGAAAGGGTTTATACAGCGTACTCCACGGGGCAGACTTGTAACACATAAGGTCTACGAGCATTTTAATCGGGAGGTGCCGGGGACTTGA
- a CDS encoding DUF2905 domain-containing protein, producing the protein MLGVLFLLIGGITALLGKLPGDLTFKKGNVTFYFPIMTSIVVSVILSLLFYLFNKFR; encoded by the coding sequence GTGTTAGGAGTCCTGTTCCTCTTAATCGGGGGAATTACCGCGCTTTTAGGTAAACTCCCAGGCGATTTAACGTTTAAGAAGGGAAATGTCACATTTTATTTCCCAATTATGACGTCCATCGTCGTCAGTGTGATACTTTCCCTGTTATTTTATTTATTTAATAAATTTCGTTAA